One Novosphingobium sp. G106 DNA segment encodes these proteins:
- a CDS encoding NAD-dependent epimerase/dehydratase family protein yields the protein MYAATKLAQEDLVRIACEALGIGHVILRLQNVYGEGQSLKNPYTGILSIFSTKLRHGAELPLFEDGEETRDFVHVEDVAEALARALTMREVSGAVINVGSGVGTSVREVAGLLSDALGKPRNLRVTGEFRLGDIRHNVADITRMRDILGFTPRIGLATGIGRFARWAAGEELPEDRLERANAELRERGLMG from the coding sequence ATCTATGCGGCGACCAAGCTCGCCCAGGAAGATCTGGTCCGCATCGCCTGCGAAGCATTGGGCATCGGTCACGTGATCCTGCGCCTCCAGAACGTCTATGGTGAAGGGCAGTCGCTGAAGAATCCCTACACGGGCATCCTGTCCATTTTCTCGACCAAATTGCGCCACGGCGCCGAACTGCCACTGTTCGAGGACGGCGAGGAGACGCGCGACTTCGTCCATGTGGAGGACGTGGCAGAGGCTCTGGCGCGCGCGCTCACGATGAGGGAAGTGTCGGGGGCGGTGATCAATGTCGGTTCCGGGGTCGGGACGAGCGTCCGCGAGGTGGCCGGGCTGCTATCGGACGCATTGGGTAAGCCGCGAAATCTGCGGGTGACCGGAGAATTTCGTCTCGGCGACATTCGTCACAACGTCGCGGACATCACGCGCATGCGGGACATTCTCGGTTTCACGCCAAGGATCGGCCTGGCAACCGGCATCGGCCGTTTCGCGCGCTGGGCCGCCGGCGAGGAATTGCCCGAGGATCGTCTCGAGCGCGCCAATGCCGAACTGCGCGAACGCGGGCTGATGGGCTGA
- a CDS encoding polysaccharide deacetylase family protein, whose product MEIVEHPLPGVEFVHGDARLCLAAADRSFTGSVPPLLTHTPDRIDAIDLLSVEHRGLGELLLSALFHVLAGTEEVESGERDQHDRFPAAKSRLFAAGYGDAPFVDLWGDAIVRALQRLWPALQADQRHPHLSLSHDVDAPYRYPFQSPMALMRAIASDGLRGRWLQAARAPVEWARVRAGDIGRDPFDHFAWMMDQAEEVGARSTFYVIAGHSGGRVDGDYDVDHPVMMRLWQSILDRGHRLGVHPSYNSFRSLPTLERERDRVIEIHRKLGLPFEIPPVRMHYLRFDPALTPALLAAAGFSHDSSLGFADHSGFRRGTCRPFALWDHASQRPLDLIEHPLLAMDATLLAERYEHLDQSRMEHRIETLAGWCRRFRGELTLLWHNNYFEQSWHFATYRAALRLLPAAA is encoded by the coding sequence ATGGAGATCGTCGAGCATCCACTGCCAGGCGTGGAGTTCGTCCACGGCGACGCGCGCTTGTGCTTGGCCGCAGCGGATCGGTCATTCACTGGCTCCGTTCCGCCGCTGCTGACCCACACCCCCGACAGGATCGACGCCATCGACCTGTTGTCGGTCGAGCACCGGGGCTTGGGTGAGCTTCTGCTGTCCGCACTGTTCCATGTCCTTGCCGGGACCGAAGAGGTCGAAAGCGGGGAGCGCGACCAGCACGATCGGTTTCCGGCGGCGAAATCGCGGCTGTTCGCTGCAGGCTATGGCGACGCGCCTTTCGTCGACCTGTGGGGCGACGCGATCGTCCGTGCGCTCCAGCGGCTCTGGCCGGCCCTGCAGGCCGATCAGAGGCATCCTCACCTGAGCCTGTCGCACGACGTGGACGCGCCGTACCGTTATCCGTTCCAATCCCCGATGGCCTTGATGAGGGCCATTGCCAGCGATGGACTGCGCGGTCGCTGGTTACAGGCAGCAAGGGCGCCGGTAGAGTGGGCGCGGGTCCGAGCTGGAGATATTGGTCGCGATCCGTTCGATCATTTTGCCTGGATGATGGATCAAGCAGAGGAAGTCGGCGCGCGCAGCACCTTCTATGTCATCGCGGGCCATAGCGGCGGACGGGTCGATGGCGACTACGATGTGGATCATCCCGTCATGATGAGGTTGTGGCAGTCTATCCTGGACCGCGGGCATCGGCTCGGCGTTCATCCCAGCTACAACAGCTTTCGCTCGCTTCCCACGCTGGAGCGGGAGCGCGACCGGGTCATCGAAATTCACCGAAAGCTGGGCCTGCCTTTCGAGATTCCGCCCGTTCGCATGCACTATCTGCGTTTCGATCCTGCGCTTACCCCGGCGCTCCTGGCCGCAGCGGGGTTCTCGCATGACTCGTCGCTCGGCTTTGCGGATCACTCGGGTTTCCGTCGCGGGACCTGCCGCCCTTTTGCCCTGTGGGACCACGCTTCGCAGCGTCCGCTCGATCTGATCGAACATCCTCTGCTTGCCATGGATGCAACGCTGCTTGCAGAGCGCTATGAACACCTCGATCAATCGAGGATGGAACACCGTATCGAAACCCTTGCCGGCTGGTGCCGGCGCTTCCGTGGCGAACTCACTCTGTTATGGCACAACAACTATTTTGAGCAGAGCTGGCACTTCGCCACCTATCGAGCGGCTTTGCGGCTGCTTCCCGCCGCTGCCTGA
- a CDS encoding serine O-acetyltransferase, which yields MQAAEPRFSLRQSLRADILRYRALTGGASARVGLKGWLMLLSPRLFPNLMIRLAYRCALWRLGPLARVCSLVAYVLFGIEVASQCEIGPGLFLPHTQGTVIGAARIGSNCTIYQGVTIGARELDMDFSLERRPVIGDGVLIGAGAKVLGPVEIGADVRIGSNANVVTSLPPGALALAPACEIRSGSDKP from the coding sequence ATGCAAGCCGCTGAACCGCGCTTCTCGCTGCGGCAATCCTTGCGCGCTGATATCCTGCGCTACCGGGCCTTGACGGGAGGAGCGTCGGCGCGGGTAGGGCTCAAGGGATGGCTCATGCTGCTGTCGCCGCGGCTTTTTCCCAATCTCATGATCCGTTTGGCCTATCGCTGCGCTCTGTGGCGGCTGGGGCCTCTCGCCCGGGTCTGTTCGCTCGTGGCCTATGTGCTGTTCGGCATCGAGGTCGCTTCCCAGTGCGAGATCGGACCGGGCCTGTTCCTGCCGCACACCCAGGGTACGGTGATCGGCGCCGCCCGGATCGGCAGCAATTGCACCATCTATCAGGGCGTCACGATCGGCGCGCGCGAGCTCGACATGGATTTCTCGCTGGAGCGGCGGCCGGTGATCGGCGACGGCGTGTTGATCGGGGCGGGTGCCAAGGTGCTGGGACCGGTCGAAATCGGCGCAGACGTCCGGATCGGCAGCAATGCCAATGTCGTCACTTCGCTGCCGCCCGGCGCCCTCGCGCTCGCCCCTGCATGCGAGATACGATCGGGTTCTGACAAGCCATGA
- a CDS encoding AAC(3) family N-acetyltransferase, with the protein MKSSLSRDDIASDLRSLGVRRGDVLLVRGALGQVGRIQGGGQAIVGALLDAVGDEGTIVSLAFTDTAFIRKPDPAKPFTVDSPTYAGALPKAMLAHPAMQRSRHPNCSMVAIGRQADIILAGHDAQSGAYEPVRKLVELAGKGLLVGCVDSSPGFTTAHLAEADLGLYRRVMFPWLNSVYYLDETGGTKLFKRRDHGLCSQGFSRFYEHYVTRGILSAGMVGAAYSIMVPLREAFAIERELLGADPRFAVCDNPGCAMCNARRWDRVHHAPAWFFRRLLKRFGRSADGA; encoded by the coding sequence ATGAAATCGAGCCTGAGCCGAGATGACATAGCATCCGACCTGCGATCCCTTGGCGTACGCAGGGGCGATGTCCTGTTGGTGCGCGGCGCTCTCGGTCAGGTGGGGCGCATACAGGGCGGGGGGCAGGCCATCGTCGGCGCCCTGCTCGATGCCGTAGGCGACGAGGGGACGATCGTTTCGCTGGCCTTCACCGACACGGCCTTTATCCGCAAACCCGATCCTGCCAAGCCGTTCACGGTCGATAGCCCGACCTATGCGGGCGCGCTGCCGAAGGCCATGCTTGCGCACCCCGCCATGCAGCGGAGTCGCCATCCGAATTGCTCGATGGTTGCCATCGGCAGACAGGCTGACATCATCCTTGCAGGTCACGATGCGCAGAGCGGCGCCTACGAGCCGGTCCGCAAGCTGGTCGAACTGGCGGGCAAGGGACTGCTCGTCGGCTGCGTCGACAGCAGCCCCGGCTTCACCACCGCCCACCTTGCCGAAGCGGACCTCGGGCTCTACCGGCGCGTGATGTTTCCCTGGCTGAATTCGGTATATTACCTCGATGAGACCGGTGGGACGAAGCTCTTCAAGCGTCGCGATCACGGGCTGTGCTCGCAGGGGTTCAGCCGTTTCTACGAGCACTATGTCACGAGGGGCATCCTGAGTGCGGGCATGGTCGGTGCGGCCTATTCGATCATGGTCCCCTTGCGTGAGGCATTCGCGATCGAGCGCGAACTGCTCGGCGCCGATCCGCGTTTCGCCGTCTGCGACAATCCGGGCTGTGCCATGTGCAACGCGCGCCGCTGGGACAGGGTCCATCATGCGCCAGCCTGGTTTTTCCGGCGCTTGTTGAAACGGTTTGGACGATCGGCCGATGGCGCCTGA
- a CDS encoding NAD(P)-dependent oxidoreductase, translated as MTDLFLIAGGAGFIGQKLTENLLARGARVRILDSLSPQIHGLGAPVPAWAERNGIEFIHGSVTERSDWLNALDGATAVAHLAAETGTGQSMYEIARYNEVNSQGTALLFDILAQSQDRSVQKVVLTSSRSVYGEGRYRCTHCGTGPCFPRCAERRGPDGGALGSVLPAMRLGFDRGADPGSGRNPAGIDLCGDQARPGRSGPHRLRSIGHRSRDPAPPERLW; from the coding sequence GTGACGGACCTGTTTCTCATCGCCGGCGGAGCGGGCTTCATCGGGCAGAAGCTGACCGAAAACCTGCTCGCGCGGGGCGCGCGGGTTCGCATACTCGATAGCCTGTCACCGCAGATTCACGGGCTCGGCGCGCCTGTACCGGCCTGGGCCGAACGCAATGGGATCGAATTCATCCACGGCTCGGTCACCGAGCGCTCCGACTGGCTGAATGCGCTCGACGGTGCCACGGCGGTGGCGCACCTTGCTGCGGAAACCGGCACGGGCCAGTCGATGTACGAGATCGCGCGCTACAACGAAGTGAACAGCCAGGGCACCGCACTGCTGTTCGATATCCTCGCGCAGTCGCAGGATCGCTCGGTGCAAAAGGTGGTACTGACCTCGAGCCGATCGGTCTATGGCGAGGGCCGCTATCGCTGCACGCACTGCGGGACCGGGCCCTGTTTCCCCCGGTGCGCGGAACGCCGAGGCCCTGATGGCGGCGCGCTGGGATCCGTCCTGCCCGCAATGCGGCTCGGCTTTGACCGCGGCGCCGACCCAGGAAGTGGACGCAACCCGGCCGGCATCGATCTATGCGGCGACCAAGCTCGCCCAGGAAGATCTGGTCCGCATCGCCTGCGAAGCATTGGGCATCGGTCACGTGATCCTGCGCCTCCAGAACGTCTATGGTGA
- a CDS encoding FG-GAP-like repeat-containing protein: MPNYDFDADGYSDWYSSQPGAGVLISLSNGASFSAASAWYQDPQWTAGPCYVGDFDGDGRSDLLRVSTSDASLSVLLSDGTKFLDPVSWNTDGATLSGTLLTGDFNGDGKTDVISARADGTGVDILLSTGNGFLPAAAWADTELTDFSNWLVGDFNGDGKDDILRKIAGSYGAEVLLSTDGTPILSTNWTTAGVLQGQNWMIGDFNGDGKDDLFRVLPYQLEPDVFLSNGQGFYETSHWNDVTGIDFSSARLVDLNGDGLTDIAVNDQFSLLSTGHSFVASYSDDQFHPESLVIPKVITEGGAIILNVDHGDQYACTIFDPSTGAVIAYLPSLPDDGYRLEIGDSFAPGSFYAVRLTSVSDPQLSYTTSFKVISQDAADQMLSLLDRFDISYHENTATGLFSDDGWKAGLKSFQDLGDLFASRSAADQHLEFEGYGTETANALYLMESVNLMWGYGNPVESTLPGRVIRNEQFTATDTSQITFDLYLNAEIADCQDYAALNAYLLTRAGIENRIVLTTGHVFNEAFVDGKWWTFDPTYGIAYGASYAEVLSGAQDIALLDFGRASSALGSDKYREITDDAYIQKIISDAAGSSSSPQYLSVSDFYDYIADGFIYRQALPEGALDQTFAPVPIADGYNATQVDFRDFYYYLSNLSRFDVSYAGATKADLIGGLAGSAPTLHGLMYDLQLSLARAGTPLEPVLLTTQSAISDWDLDALGGSGSAYFEAALAGATASTRLVASLASVFGAAGFDVRIIDAHGATFLELVGEKASYVVDPRLGIVYLGRFDEVLGSNQVETIILDNPALFPEQSAGDAQQAALSQDMKTNLLKFQLGYYADYSSTSFDDWLFAQAGGDGQNLQGDSADNTLQGGEGNDLLSDHVGGNDTLWGGAGNDLIDVTRPLDVPGSTVVVDGGDGQDDIRFNGAGRNLDDVWANGGDGDDSIHIVDAKTVGINAGGGADTIYLVSNSGSSASIDAGSGNDTIYVSGSGAVTISADEGDDTLWIAQSENTIEVSLGTGQDRIVLLPFVSEEGFSLGAPVVVTDFAVGLAGDVLDLSQFLAKSFDWDGSNPFASGHLRLLQDGSSTLVQIDLDGGGDTFQTVIVLEDVSAEEVSSLNLGGLVEGIEVTGTAAPEEIVGTSLADVLRGLDGDDVIKGGGGADLMIGGLGDDTYEVDNAGDVVVELAGEGHDTIATSLNTYSLENVPNVEALIFTGTGDFTGIGGSGDDTLQGGDGNDTLIGNGGDDILDGGTGFDIVVLDYDRRAANVTYGVGEIVLDGPQGHDRIINVEAIQFADGLYDVRSDGLIAANPRQLLDGTASADWIVAGDSADTVNGGDGNDAIFGGFGADILHGNDGDDRLEGGEDDDTLYGELGRDTLRGGIGNDYLSGGDGDDYLNGNAGNDVLVGGAGSDQLFGEDGNDQLQGGDDADYLDGGDGDDTLNGGAGADKLWGQAGNDYLAGDDGNDYLNGGVGDDILYGGDGSDQLFGEDGNDIISGEGDADYIDGGEGDDTLYGGLGADILVGRGGADTLYGGDDNDYLNGGLGADVLYGDDGSDQLFGDDGDDYLHGGSRRRLP, translated from the coding sequence TTGCCGAATTATGATTTTGACGCTGACGGTTACAGCGATTGGTACAGTTCTCAACCCGGCGCGGGAGTTCTAATCAGCCTCTCCAACGGCGCATCCTTTTCTGCTGCCTCGGCGTGGTATCAAGACCCCCAGTGGACCGCCGGACCTTGCTATGTCGGCGACTTCGACGGCGACGGCCGATCGGATCTGCTGCGCGTTTCGACGAGCGACGCCAGCCTGAGCGTTCTGCTGTCCGACGGCACGAAGTTTCTCGATCCCGTCTCCTGGAACACGGACGGTGCCACGTTGAGCGGTACCTTGCTGACGGGAGACTTCAACGGCGATGGCAAGACCGACGTCATATCCGCACGTGCCGACGGGACCGGTGTCGATATTCTGCTGTCGACGGGCAACGGGTTCCTGCCCGCCGCGGCCTGGGCCGACACGGAGCTGACCGACTTCTCCAACTGGCTGGTCGGGGACTTCAACGGCGACGGCAAAGACGACATCCTCCGGAAGATCGCCGGATCCTATGGCGCGGAGGTCCTGCTTTCGACAGACGGCACCCCCATCCTATCGACCAACTGGACCACGGCCGGCGTGCTGCAAGGCCAGAACTGGATGATCGGGGACTTCAACGGCGACGGCAAGGACGACCTCTTCCGCGTCCTGCCCTATCAGCTCGAACCCGACGTGTTCCTCAGCAACGGCCAGGGTTTCTACGAAACCAGCCATTGGAACGACGTAACCGGGATCGATTTCAGTTCCGCCAGGCTAGTCGACCTGAACGGCGACGGGCTGACCGACATCGCGGTCAACGACCAGTTCTCGCTCCTGAGCACCGGCCACAGCTTCGTCGCGAGCTATTCGGACGATCAGTTCCATCCCGAAAGCCTCGTGATACCGAAAGTGATCACCGAGGGCGGCGCGATCATTCTGAACGTCGACCACGGCGATCAGTACGCCTGTACGATTTTCGATCCGTCCACGGGCGCGGTCATCGCCTATCTGCCGTCATTGCCCGACGACGGCTATCGCCTGGAAATCGGCGACAGCTTCGCCCCCGGCTCGTTCTACGCGGTCCGCCTGACCTCGGTCAGCGATCCCCAGCTTTCCTATACCACCTCCTTCAAGGTGATATCCCAGGATGCGGCGGACCAGATGCTGTCGCTACTGGATCGCTTCGACATCAGCTATCACGAGAATACGGCTACCGGCCTGTTCTCGGACGACGGCTGGAAGGCGGGCCTGAAGTCCTTTCAGGATCTGGGAGATCTCTTCGCATCGAGAAGCGCCGCCGATCAGCATCTCGAGTTCGAAGGCTATGGCACCGAGACCGCGAACGCCTTGTATCTCATGGAATCCGTCAACCTCATGTGGGGCTACGGCAATCCGGTGGAAAGCACGCTGCCGGGACGGGTCATTCGCAACGAGCAATTCACCGCCACCGATACCAGCCAGATCACGTTCGATCTGTACCTGAACGCCGAGATTGCCGACTGCCAGGACTACGCGGCGCTGAACGCCTATCTCTTGACCCGCGCGGGCATCGAGAACCGGATCGTCCTGACCACGGGTCACGTTTTCAACGAAGCTTTCGTCGACGGGAAATGGTGGACCTTCGACCCGACCTACGGAATTGCCTATGGCGCTTCCTATGCAGAAGTTCTGAGCGGCGCCCAGGACATTGCCCTTCTGGACTTCGGCCGTGCCTCTTCCGCTCTCGGCTCCGATAAGTATAGAGAAATTACCGACGACGCCTATATTCAGAAGATCATCTCGGACGCTGCAGGGTCTTCGTCATCACCGCAGTATCTGTCGGTTTCCGATTTCTACGATTACATCGCCGATGGGTTCATCTACCGGCAGGCCCTGCCCGAAGGTGCCCTCGATCAAACCTTCGCCCCCGTGCCCATCGCTGACGGATACAACGCCACGCAAGTCGATTTTCGGGATTTCTACTACTATCTTTCAAACCTCAGCCGCTTCGACGTTTCCTATGCCGGGGCAACCAAAGCGGATCTGATCGGGGGCCTGGCAGGTAGTGCGCCGACGCTCCACGGCCTCATGTACGATCTGCAGTTGAGCCTGGCGCGTGCCGGCACCCCGCTCGAGCCGGTGCTGCTCACGACACAGAGCGCGATCTCCGATTGGGACCTCGATGCTTTGGGCGGCAGCGGCTCGGCCTATTTCGAAGCGGCGCTCGCCGGTGCAACGGCGAGCACACGCCTTGTCGCCTCGCTCGCCTCCGTGTTCGGCGCGGCCGGATTCGACGTGCGGATCATCGACGCCCACGGCGCCACCTTCCTGGAACTCGTTGGCGAGAAGGCGTCCTATGTCGTCGATCCGCGGCTCGGCATCGTTTACCTCGGCCGGTTCGACGAAGTGCTGGGATCGAACCAGGTCGAGACGATCATCCTGGACAACCCTGCACTCTTTCCCGAGCAGAGCGCTGGCGACGCGCAACAGGCCGCGCTCAGCCAGGACATGAAAACGAACCTGCTGAAGTTCCAGCTCGGCTATTACGCCGACTATTCCTCAACGTCATTCGATGACTGGCTGTTTGCCCAGGCTGGCGGCGATGGGCAGAATCTTCAGGGAGATTCGGCCGACAACACGCTGCAAGGCGGGGAAGGCAACGATCTCCTGTCCGACCATGTTGGCGGCAACGACACCCTGTGGGGAGGTGCCGGCAACGATCTCATCGACGTCACGCGGCCGCTCGATGTGCCCGGGTCGACCGTTGTGGTCGATGGTGGAGACGGGCAGGACGATATCCGCTTCAACGGCGCCGGTCGCAATCTCGATGACGTTTGGGCGAACGGCGGCGACGGCGACGACAGCATCCATATCGTCGATGCGAAGACTGTCGGGATCAACGCGGGTGGCGGCGCCGACACGATCTATCTGGTATCGAACAGTGGCTCTTCCGCTTCGATCGATGCGGGATCGGGCAACGACACCATCTATGTCTCGGGCTCCGGCGCGGTGACGATCTCGGCCGATGAGGGCGACGATACGCTCTGGATTGCCCAAAGCGAGAACACGATAGAAGTTTCGCTGGGTACCGGCCAGGACCGGATCGTGCTGCTGCCTTTCGTCTCGGAGGAAGGCTTCTCGCTCGGCGCGCCCGTGGTGGTGACAGACTTCGCGGTCGGCCTGGCCGGCGATGTTCTCGATCTGAGTCAGTTCCTGGCGAAGAGCTTCGATTGGGACGGCTCTAACCCCTTCGCGTCGGGGCACCTCAGGCTCCTGCAAGATGGCAGTTCGACGCTCGTGCAGATCGACCTGGATGGCGGCGGAGATACTTTCCAGACGGTCATCGTGCTTGAAGACGTTTCGGCGGAGGAGGTATCCTCGCTCAATCTTGGAGGTCTGGTCGAGGGCATCGAGGTTACGGGAACCGCTGCGCCCGAAGAGATCGTCGGAACGAGCCTGGCAGATGTTCTCAGAGGTCTGGACGGCGATGACGTCATCAAGGGCGGGGGCGGCGCCGATCTGATGATCGGCGGTCTCGGCGACGACACCTATGAAGTCGACAACGCGGGCGACGTCGTGGTGGAACTGGCCGGCGAAGGCCACGATACGATTGCGACCAGCCTGAACACTTACAGCCTCGAGAACGTCCCCAACGTCGAGGCGCTGATTTTCACGGGCACCGGCGACTTCACCGGCATCGGCGGGTCGGGTGACGACACCCTGCAGGGCGGAGACGGCAACGACACGCTGATCGGCAATGGCGGCGACGACATTCTCGACGGCGGCACCGGTTTCGACATCGTGGTCCTCGACTACGACAGGCGGGCCGCGAACGTGACATACGGCGTCGGCGAAATCGTGCTGGACGGCCCACAAGGGCACGACCGGATCATCAACGTGGAAGCGATCCAGTTCGCGGACGGACTCTACGATGTGCGCTCGGACGGGCTGATCGCGGCCAATCCGCGCCAGTTGCTGGACGGGACGGCGTCGGCCGACTGGATCGTCGCGGGCGATTCCGCGGACACGGTCAACGGCGGCGACGGCAACGATGCCATCTTCGGCGGTTTCGGCGCCGATATCCTCCATGGCAACGACGGGGATGACCGGCTGGAGGGCGGCGAGGATGACGACACACTTTACGGAGAGCTGGGTCGCGACACGCTGAGGGGCGGCATCGGGAACGACTACCTGTCCGGAGGCGACGGCGACGACTATCTGAACGGCAACGCAGGCAACGACGTGCTCGTCGGCGGGGCCGGTTCCGATCAGCTATTCGGTGAGGACGGAAACGACCAGTTGCAGGGCGGCGACGATGCCGACTACCTGGACGGCGGGGACGGTGACGACACTCTCAACGGCGGTGCAGGCGCCGACAAGTTGTGGGGGCAAGCAGGCAACGACTACCTCGCCGGCGACGATGGCAACGACTATCTGAACGGCGGCGTCGGCGACGATATTCTCTACGGCGGCGATGGATCCGACCAACTATTCGGCGAGGATGGCAACGATATTATCTCCGGCGAAGGGGATGCCGACTATATCGACGGCGGCGAGGGTGACGACACGCTCTATGGCGGCCTGGGTGCGGACATCCTGGTGGGTCGCGGGGGCGCCGATACGCTCTACGGTGGCGACGACAACGACTACCTGAACGGCGGATTGGGCGCCGACGTGCTCTACGGCGACGACGGCTCCGACCAGTTGTTCGGCGACGACGGCGACGACTATCTCCACGGGGGGAGCCGGCGCCGACTACCTTGA
- a CDS encoding calcium-binding protein, translating to MIHGGLGDDVLLGREGDDHLYGDDGNDYMNGGDGADILEGGNGDDVLVGLDGDDHLYGDSGNDSLQGGAGNDVLYGGDGNDTLLGGDGDDILYGGAGDDVLSGGLGSDIFVVGPGEGNDRIVDFDNAAQGDVIKLAGFGWTSFADVQAHASQQGANTVIEFAPGDTLTISNVALTSLSAAAFQFA from the coding sequence GTGATCCACGGCGGACTGGGCGACGACGTGTTGCTGGGCCGCGAAGGCGACGACCATCTCTACGGCGACGACGGCAACGACTATATGAACGGCGGAGACGGCGCGGACATCCTCGAGGGCGGCAACGGCGACGACGTCCTCGTCGGCCTGGACGGCGACGATCATCTCTATGGCGACAGCGGCAACGACAGCCTCCAGGGCGGTGCGGGGAATGACGTGCTCTACGGCGGCGACGGGAATGACACCCTGCTCGGCGGAGACGGCGACGACATCCTCTACGGCGGCGCCGGCGATGACGTGCTGTCGGGCGGTCTGGGCAGCGACATTTTCGTCGTCGGCCCGGGAGAAGGGAATGATCGCATCGTCGACTTCGACAATGCGGCTCAAGGCGACGTCATCAAGCTGGCGGGCTTTGGCTGGACGAGTTTCGCGGACGTTCAGGCCCATGCTTCGCAGCAGGGTGCCAACACGGTCATCGAATTCGCACCGGGAGATACGCTCACGATTTCGAACGTGGCGCTCACGAGCCTTTCGGCCGCGGCCTTCCAATTCGCATAG